One Aegilops tauschii subsp. strangulata cultivar AL8/78 chromosome 2, Aet v6.0, whole genome shotgun sequence genomic window, GGTCACGTCCACCGGGCTCGACGGGACGCACGCCGCGACCAGCTCAGTGAAGAGCGCGTCGACTTCGGGGGACGGGCTTAGCGACGGGAGCTTGGAGATGGCGGCGTGGAGGCCGGTGATCTTCTCGACCAGAGCAGCCACCTCGCTGTTTTCGGCCTCCATGTCACTTGACTGCCAAGTAGGTATGGCTGGTGTTGTAGTGCTGTTCTGAAAAACAAATGTAGGCTGTAGTGCTATGATGGAGCTGATGCTTGATATAATACGAAGGAAAAAAAAATCAATGGAATTGCAATTGATTGAGCAGTTCGATGAGCTGTGGAGAGTGAGGGGTGGTATGTAGCATGGAAATCGTATGCGTGGCGCGCTTCATGCTTGCACAGACGTGACGGCCTGCTTCGTGCCTCTAATTTCCGACATGCGGCATTGCATCTTGCTGACCAGCTCATGATTTGGTAGCTAGCTTGACGATATACTAAATTTGGAATGAGGGGATAGGTGGGTAAATTTAGTCTCTGGCATGTGCCTACGAGCCAACCTCTGTTGAATATTCACTCGGATctgaagaaaaatggcagaataGAGTTGTTCTTTACTAAGATCTACCTAAGTTGAATGTGATTTTCTTTTGTCTAAATCAGTAGATCTAAGCTTAGTCTCTATGTAAATCTCAGTATAGAGACAGTGGACGGTGGGAAACCGACTGAGCTGGCGATGCGGGCACAGAAAAAGCTTCAGTACCACTGGCCTTACCCgtagcagccggccggccggcgtcCGCTCCCGCTCCACCGCGAGGCCCCCTTCAGCCTTCCGCGGCCTGACGAGTCTCTCTCCGTCGTGGAGGGGAGGCCGGCGACGTTCCCGGGCCCCCGAAGCGGAGGAGGGCACCGGCTGCGTCCCGGCGGGAACGGGATGACGCTGCCGTCTGCAGCGGGGCAGCGATGGCGAGGATGACGGTGCAGGGAGGCGGCCGGAGCTCCCTCGCGCTGCAGGTGGTGGCCGGAGTTCAGATCGGGAAGGCTTCTTTGGCTGGAGACTGGAGAGAGGAATCGGGGAGAGGAGAAACCGAGCTTGACGACAGGCGCATCGTGTATGTTTTTTCTTTTGATTGAGGGAATATTATTATTCCGGGAGTTGGGCTGGATTATTCTAGAAAGGAGTTGGGCTGGATGGGCTACGCTATGGTTTGCCACAGCCAGCAGCAGCCCGCACAATTCTCAAAATTCTCAACAAAAATAAAGCAGCCGGCACAATTTTGCCAATATGCATGCTATGAGTCTGTGTAAGTGGCATAGAGGAGTGAATTGCATAAAACCACGATTTTGGGGGCTAGGTTTGCGAAAAACACTAGGATACAGTTTCTCTGCAGAAAACACCACATTTTGCGTAATGGTTTTGCAAAAACCACTGATCGGCGGATTTGGCTGCGATAAGTGAGTTTATTGACAGGTGGGGCCTTTTTTTGCCTACATGGCGTAACTTTTTTGCCAGATGGGTTTTAATCTAAAATTACAAACTAGACCCTAGAATTTTACATAGACACACCTAAATCAAAAATGAAAAATGCAATTAGCCCCCTCTTCTCGTTCTGCAGCAGATCGGCGGCGCGTTGTCCGACTTGTCGTCGGCGGAACCGCGCCGGCGACGCCATCGCCCCGAACAGGCGGTCCTTCTCGCAGCAGCTCGACGAGGTCAGCGAGAGGCTCCTGCTCGGCCTCCGCGAGGCGGTGGCAGCACCCGACGGTGGCAGCGCCGTGGACAACGACGAGTCCCCGGGGGTCGGCGAGGCGGCTTCTCTGCGGCCATGGAAGGCGCGCACCCGACGACGACGCCGCGCCTTGATGTCGTCCCCCGCGCCCGTCGCGAGCCCTTCGCCCCAGGCGTCGGAGCGCAAGCGGAGGCTGGTCCGTGCCGACGCGCTCGACGGGGCATGGTTCTCCGCGACGCTCTTTGCCGAGGAGATCGAGGAGGACGTGTACGCCCGCGCCATGCAGAAGCAGCTTGATGTGGACTCGATGTCCCcggcgcccgggggggggggggggcacgggcTTATGCATCTCACGGCATGGACGGTGGTGCCCGGCGAGGTAGGCATGCGAGGTCAACGGCGAGCGCCGAGATCGCTGGATCCGGCCCGAATACAGGACGAGGTCAAAATCCCCTCTGCCTCGTCCGGGGTCGGGATGGGGGCGGAGAGAAATTTGGGGGACTTTTTCGCATTAAACCTAAACTGTTATGCCACTTAAGTAGAAAACGGACCCCATCTGCCATAAGCGCACTTAAACGAGCCAATTGTGCCCATAAGTGGTTTTTGCAAAACCATTACGCAAGATGTGGTGTTTTCTACATAGAAACTGTATCCTAATGTTTTTCGCAAACATAGCCCCTAAAGTCGTGGTTTTATGCAATTTACTCGGCATGGAGAGGCCGCACGCGTACCTCAGAAGAGAGATTAATTTAGTCGGCGGTGGAAAAAGCAGAACAAGGATTATCACTCATCACTTAAACTCAATCTAACGGTTACAATCGGTCGATTGGGGTCTCTGTAATTCACAATCACACACCGAGAACCATCAAAGCCCCAAGAATGATTGAAGAATATTGTTTTCTAGTAACAGGATAATCTTGTTGTCCTGTCTTTGTAGCTACACCAACCCCGTCCGCGTCTTCGTCAAGCATTAACTAATTTATCAACCAAACGTGGCAGATGGATCAATTTGTTGTCCATTTCAACAAGTTATGAGGGTGGACATGGTCATGTGCACTGCAGTGCAGTGCAGTGATGAAGAGGATAAGGGACGACGAAAATTCTTCGCAAGAGGCGTGCATGGGCACTCCCCATGTGCAATCATGAAGAGGATGCATGACAGGCGAAGCTTCTTCCGGCCAGCCGCCGCGCTCCAGAATTCAACGGCCAAGACTAGCGCACGCTTAAATTGTTCCATAAAATGGCGGCACTCGGCGCCTCGGGTCATTCATCCAACCATGTCCACGCTGAGAGCGCGGTGTGCGACGGCCGTCCTGGCCGTCGTCCTGGCGGCGGCCGCGGTCACGCCGGCCACGGCCGAGCAGTGCGGCTCGCAAGCCGGCGGCGCCAAGTGCGCCGACTGCCTGTGCTGCAGCCAGTTCGGGTTCTGCGGCACCACCTCCGACTACTGCGGCCCCCGCTGCCAGAGCCAGTGCACTGgctgcggtggcggcggcggcggggtggcctCCATCGTGTCCAGGGACCTCTTCGAGCGGTTCCTGCTCCATCGCAACGACGCAGCGTGCCTGGCCCGCGGGTTCTACACGTACGACGCCTTCTTGGCCGCCGCCGGCGCGTTCCCGGCCTTCGGCACCACCGGAGACCTGGACACGCGGAAGCGGGAGGTGGCGGCCTTCTTCGGCCAGACCTCTCACGAGACCACCGGCGGGTGGCCCACCGCGCCCGACGGCCCCTTCTCATGGGGCTACTGCTTCAAGCAGGAGCAGGGCTCGCCGCCGAGCTACTGCGACCAGAGCGCCGACTGGCCGTGCGCACCCGGCAAGCAGTACTATGGCCGCGGCCCCATCCAGCTCACCCAGTAAGCACCCACAAACTCTCTTCAGCTCATGTAGTTCTCTCCTAACTCAAAGCTTCTGAGTTTTAACGAAAAATTACCAGCATCTGTGACAGTGCCGTCAGCGTAATTAGATCAATGATAAAGTATATATTTTCACTCACTTGATATGATATTGTTTGGAACTTTGGATTGGTAAAAACATAAAAAGTGTAGTGTCTTTGTTGGCCTGATTGTTTCATGCTGGATTGATTCAGCAACTACAACTACGGACCGGCGGGCCGCGCAATCGGGGTGGACCTGCTGAACAATCCGGACCTGGTGGCCACGGACCAGACAGTGGCGTTCAAGACGGCGATATGGTTCTGGATGACGACGCAGTCCAACAAGCCGTCGTGCCATGACGTGATCACGGGGCTGTGGACACCGACGGCTAGGGATAGCGCGGCCGGACGGGTGCCCGGGTATGGTGTCATCACCAACGTCATCAACGGCGGGATCGAATGCGGCATGGGGCAGAACGACAAGGTGGCGGATCGGATCGGGTTCTACAAGCGCTATTGTGACATCTTCGGCATCGGCTACGGGAACAACCTCGACTGCTACAACCAATTGTCGTTCAACGTTGGGCTCGCGGCACAGTGAGATAGTAAGACTATGGGTCCTCGATCTATGCATGTGTGGATGTGATCACGCATAAATAAATAATCTCGGTGATTACTTTATGACCAAATAAATGGATGACGAGACCTCCCACGTGTGTAATGGTACATTTATGTCGATGAACGGAGAGGAATCACCTTTATTACAAAAAAGTTATAGTAGTTTATGCAGAAACGTCTGCAAAATATATGTCGCCTAATGTCCATACTCGCTTGTCTCAGTGGACAGTTATTTCGTACCTCCTCCGCCCCAAAATAAAATAAGCGTCAACCTTTGGTTGGATAATTAGAGGGACAGTGATATTCCCAGCTTACTAGGGTTTAAGTCCTGGTGCTCACATTATTcgtggatttatttcaggattttcggtgatgcgctttcagtgggaggagacgtttccgtcgactacgaggcgcctacggtgactttgtaaatttcaagatgatatgccgactcggtctctcgaaggtgctcataggggtaagATGTGCGTGTGTATGTTCATAGGGATGAGCGTATGCGCAtatgtatgagcgcttgcgtttgtactgtgttaaaaaacaCTTATTTGAGACGGCTGAAGTACTCTACTAATTTGCTAATAAATTGACGAGTGTTTAGAGCAGAAATGAATTTACTTGCCCATTTCTTTACTTCAAACTATTTGTTATTTACGCTAGTCAGATTTCAGTTATGTGGTGGAATTATTATATTTGACATGCAGGTTCCAAACTACTTTTTTTAACAGAGAAAGGGGGCAACAGTGCCATATATTTCAACTCATAGACAGAATACAGAGTGAAAGTACATAACCCTGTTggggagaaagaagaagaacTTGAATTACAGGGCATGGCCTATACCCATGGGCTAAGCAAAGATAACCGGAAGAAGATCTAATCAGAAGGATTAGAGCAACTTCAATGCGGTTACCCAAACGGACGTGCAGGTTTTGTCCGCTTttatccgtttgggtcggccaaGCGGGCGTGCGCATCCGCTTTTTGATTTGGGTCGGCCGGTGCGTCCAACGGGTGGCAGACGCATATTTGCACGCGTAAAAAAAAACTTCAGAGACACGTGTCCAGAAAAAATTTCAGTAGAACTGGCTTTACCCGTAGCGTCTGCTCCCGCTCCACCGCCAGCCCTCTCCGaccgggaggggggggggggcgccgacGTTCCCGGGCCCCCGCAGTGGAGGAGGACACTGGCTGCGTTGCGGCTGGCCGGTGCGGCAGGATGATGCCGTTGTATGCAACGGGGCAGCGAAGGCAATGAGCATGCCGCGGGGAGGCGGTTGGAGCTCCCTCGCGGTGCAGGTGATGGCCGGAGTTTAGATGGGGGATTGGATCAGTTGCCCCACTTTTATATGGGGTTTGATGATTTGCCTCAGGTTTGTCTCAATGGCTGGTGGCCCCGGTCCCATCCGTCAATCTCGGGGAGCAAATAACTTAGAAGTAAAGTGGGGCAATAGATATAACTAgtaaaatgcccgtgcgttgcaacgggttAGCAAAACTGTGACGTTCCAATCAAGCAATTGAGAACATATAATGTATAACCCACCTTATTAATCCAAAATTAAATAAAATTGAGCGCTAGTTACACTTATATAAGAATATAATACATTTAGTTGATGGATTACATGCGAGAAGCTTAGAGACCACAATTTATTCTAAAAATCTTAGTTTTAATTTAGCAATTGAAACTTCCGTTATTCATCATAGAGATACAAACCGTGACTCTGTTTTTGTTTGGAATTTTCATTGTAGACACAACAATATAGAATACTACTTATATATATGCATCTGTGAAATTTTTCAAGACATTTTGTAGAGTTTTGAGCACCAAAATTTTTAGATTTATGCTAATCCTGAGAAGCTTAGAAGGAGTAGAGAAGAAAGAGATATTCCAACCaatttctttatttttattttctttcaacCCCTTCTTTTGCCACTGACCAGTGGGTCTCTTGGGTCAGTCCAGCACTCCAGCAGCGTCAGCTACTCAACTCCAAGGGACACGCGCCGGCAAGGGCCGCAGCATCCTGCCCGGCTGTCTATTCATCTTTTCTCCTCCTCCACTCCTCACTCTTTTCCTCCCCCTGGATCCCCTTTCTTGTCAAGCTCGCTGGGGACGCCCCCGCTTGCCGTTGCAACGCCAGCCATTGGCACCGGCGGGATCCGCCAGCCGTCGGTCCGGATCGACGATCACGCTCACGCTTCCGGCTCCGACATGCACGCCGATTGGACGCCGCCGTGAACCACCTCGCTTCTCCGGTGCGCTCTTGCTCCTAGGTAGTTCCCTAGCTCGATTGTTGCTCTTGCCGTCCCTTTAATGGTGATTCCTGGCTCCGGCGTGCAGGTACGTCTTGAACCAAGGTCGCCTTTCTCGGTTCCGTCGGCGCTGTTGCGACGCCGCCGCGGTCATCCTCCTCCCCGAGCAGCTCTAGGGGCCGTGACGGGCTCCGCGTCGTCCGCGTCTCCTCTGGACCACGGACTCGAAGCCGTGGGCCCCTCCTACTTCTTCCTCGACCGCTGACCGCCATTGACGCCGTCCGAAACTTGCTGCCGTCCGTCCGTCCTCTCGCCTCCCTGTTCCGTCCGACCCCGCCACGAACAGCAAGGTGAGGCCGTGAGGAGTCATCTCTGCCTGTTGCTGCTGCTCGCTGTTGGCTTGCTTTGCTGCTTGTTGTTGTTGCCGCTGCTGACTGCTTGATGCTGCTGGTTGTTTTGCTTACCGATGCTGCTTGCTTTTGTTGCTTGCTGCTGCTGGCCTTGAgctgcgggtaaatgagagaaaGAAAGGAAGTTTTACATTTGTATAGGAGATGGTCGTATTTAGATTCATCTAGAAATGGCCATGTTTCAGTACCGTTTAATTTACTTGTTCGTCGTAAAGTCAGACTAAGGCTAGTCTTTCCTGTGCATAAAAGTTTCAGAAAAATGCTCAACCTGCTGAACTTGGAAAATCCATAAAAAATCATTCCAGTTTCTGTTTGGAGCAGTACTGATATGGAGTTGGCTGGTTTAAATTGTACTGTAGCAATGGAAAATATGAACATAGTCAATATTATTGCTTGGAAGTAAAAGATCATGTACTCCTTTAACAACACGTCTTTAGATCTGGTAAAAATTCACAACTTGCATTAGAAAATGTTGTCAATTTCAGTATCTTCATTTTCATCTTACTGTATGACATCATATTCTTAGCTTTGTTTGACATGGCTAGGAGTTGCTTGTTGTTCATGATCAGCGGGTCATGGCATTAACTTGGATTAATTAACATGGAAACAAATAAGTGAATTGTGAGGGTCGTGGTTTGATGCTATGGTCGGGTTGGGGTTACCACCATCTCTCCCTTTACCCGTGGTGGGAGTGTTGGTTTCGATGGGACGCGCTAGTCATGGTCGGACAACCATTGACTAATCCCCTATCGAGGCACTTCCCGGTGGTCATTGGATGGTGAGCCCGATGTCCAACCGAGATAACCCGGTGGTCATTGGATGGTGAGCCCGATGTCCAACCATCCTCATGTTGGTCATGTATATTTCTGTTCAATAATTAGTTCACACAACGATTctgctctttggcctcttttccATTCGAAAGTTCTCATGTCTGTTTGTTGATTCATGAGGAGCCTGGTTGATATTGTTGACAACTTGTAAACATATTTAAATTGGTGTGAATTCGTTCAATGGAGCAAGGTGGGACTATTCCACATGAAATAACCATGCATCTTTTTTTTCATGACAGGCGTATGCTACAGGTCAATTGGCTACCTTGATTGATTAGAATT contains:
- the LOC109738214 gene encoding basic endochitinase A, producing MRVDMVMCTAVQCSDEEDKGRRKFFARGVHGHSPCAIMKRMHDRRSFFRPAAALQNSTAKTSARLNCSIKWRHSAPRVIHPTMSTLRARCATAVLAVVLAAAAVTPATAEQCGSQAGGAKCADCLCCSQFGFCGTTSDYCGPRCQSQCTGCGGGGGGVASIVSRDLFERFLLHRNDAACLARGFYTYDAFLAAAGAFPAFGTTGDLDTRKREVAAFFGQTSHETTGGWPTAPDGPFSWGYCFKQEQGSPPSYCDQSADWPCAPGKQYYGRGPIQLTHNYNYGPAGRAIGVDLLNNPDLVATDQTVAFKTAIWFWMTTQSNKPSCHDVITGLWTPTARDSAAGRVPGYGVITNVINGGIECGMGQNDKVADRIGFYKRYCDIFGIGYGNNLDCYNQLSFNVGLAAQ